The Pricia mediterranea genome includes a window with the following:
- a CDS encoding YeiH family protein, translating into MKAHGPIITKVIFATGILLCMSGWISSPLALILGFVSTLFLGQPFERFIHGGIQYLLKISVVGLGFGMFLIETLKTGREGLNLTILTIASTLILGWFLAKFLKIEKHLGHLISSGTSICGGSAIAAVSPVIHAKPKTISVSLGVVFLLNSLALFIFPAIGHYFHMTQHQFGMWAAVAIHDTSSVVGTAVDYGEEALRVATTVKLARTLWIIPVSVLSMFLFKSKDGKIKIPWFILFFIGAILLNSYLPLPDTLTRGITDLSKRLLIVTLFLVGSTLSIKDIKQTGFKPFVLGVSLWVFISVASLMFILY; encoded by the coding sequence ATGAAGGCACACGGACCCATAATCACAAAAGTTATTTTTGCGACCGGAATCCTGCTCTGTATGAGCGGATGGATCAGCAGTCCCCTTGCCCTGATCTTGGGATTTGTCTCAACCCTGTTTTTGGGACAGCCGTTCGAACGTTTTATCCACGGAGGAATCCAGTACCTGTTAAAGATTTCCGTAGTGGGACTGGGATTCGGCATGTTCTTGATAGAAACCCTAAAAACGGGCAGGGAAGGTCTTAACCTGACCATTTTGACCATCGCCTCGACCTTGATCCTGGGATGGTTTTTGGCAAAATTCTTAAAAATAGAAAAACATTTAGGGCATTTGATATCCTCGGGAACCTCTATTTGTGGGGGAAGTGCCATTGCAGCGGTATCACCGGTCATCCACGCCAAACCCAAGACGATTTCCGTATCGTTGGGGGTCGTTTTTCTGCTCAACTCCTTGGCCCTGTTCATTTTTCCCGCAATCGGACACTATTTCCATATGACCCAGCACCAGTTCGGAATGTGGGCGGCCGTCGCCATCCACGATACCAGCTCCGTCGTAGGCACCGCGGTGGATTATGGGGAAGAGGCCCTGCGGGTGGCCACTACGGTCAAACTGGCGCGAACCTTATGGATAATTCCGGTTTCCGTACTCTCTATGTTCCTATTCAAAAGCAAGGACGGAAAGATCAAGATTCCCTGGTTCATCCTCTTCTTTATCGGGGCCATCCTCTTGAACAGCTACCTGCCACTGCCCGACACCCTGACCCGTGGCATTACCGATCTCTCCAAACGGCTGTTGATCGTCACCCTGTTCCTGGTCGGCAGCACCCTCTCGATAAAGGACATCAAACAGACCGGTTTCAAACCCTTCGTGCTGGGCGTTTCTTTATGGGTATTTATTTCGGTGGCCTCGTTGATGTTCATTCTTTACTAG
- a CDS encoding sensor histidine kinase, which translates to MKLLNYTTTYFALLSVLLISVWAIIFYFAMLDEVYDSLDDGLENQKMLIIQEARKDSSLLETKNFGIGSFTIQKTSSKSHGQFKDRYLDTLVYMQNENDYEPVRILESVFEQDGAYYKIKLMTSMVEEDDQIENLIYYLIGLYLLLVISIVVLNNLVLKRVWSPFYALIEKLRDFRIERDGPITPEPTSIVEFALLNKSVERLTETSRQTYKAQKQFIENAAHELQTPLAVGINKLELLLEKGELNQEQSQEMAEVLETLGRLTRLNRSLLLLSKIDNRQHIDRESIDLNGLAERIVADFSDFAAHRNIELNLRPMSGLQFRMNPDLASVLLTNLIKNAIVHGTGDSPVEVVIAFDRIIVSNYAVGSELDSGLLFTRFHKTSTDHRSTGLGLSISKAIADRYGVQLQYKYSDRRHVFELVFPKA; encoded by the coding sequence ATGAAACTTCTAAACTACACCACGACCTATTTCGCCCTGTTGTCGGTGCTCTTGATTTCCGTATGGGCCATCATTTTTTATTTCGCGATGCTCGATGAGGTTTACGACAGTTTGGATGACGGTCTGGAAAATCAAAAGATGCTGATCATCCAGGAGGCAAGAAAGGATTCCTCCCTTTTAGAGACGAAAAATTTTGGGATAGGGAGTTTTACCATTCAAAAAACAAGCTCTAAAAGTCATGGCCAATTTAAGGACAGGTACCTTGATACGTTGGTTTATATGCAGAACGAAAACGATTACGAACCCGTAAGGATTCTGGAGAGCGTTTTCGAGCAAGACGGGGCCTACTATAAAATCAAATTGATGACCTCAATGGTCGAGGAAGACGACCAGATCGAAAATCTTATCTACTATCTTATCGGTTTATACCTGCTGCTGGTCATCAGTATAGTTGTGCTTAACAATCTGGTGCTGAAAAGAGTGTGGAGCCCTTTTTACGCCCTTATCGAAAAATTGAGGGATTTCCGAATTGAAAGGGACGGCCCCATAACCCCCGAACCGACCTCAATCGTCGAATTCGCCCTGCTGAACAAGAGTGTGGAACGTTTGACGGAAACATCGCGGCAGACTTATAAGGCCCAAAAGCAGTTTATAGAAAATGCCGCGCACGAGTTGCAGACTCCTTTGGCCGTAGGCATCAACAAACTTGAACTATTGCTCGAAAAAGGGGAATTGAACCAGGAACAATCCCAGGAAATGGCGGAAGTACTTGAAACCCTCGGACGCTTGACCCGTTTGAACCGTTCCCTGCTGCTACTCTCAAAGATAGATAACCGCCAGCATATCGATCGAGAATCCATCGATTTGAACGGCCTCGCGGAACGGATCGTTGCGGATTTCTCGGATTTTGCCGCGCACCGCAACATTGAACTGAACCTGCGACCGATGTCCGGCTTGCAGTTTCGAATGAACCCCGATTTGGCCTCTGTGCTGCTGACCAATCTGATCAAGAACGCCATCGTGCACGGAACGGGGGACAGCCCGGTGGAGGTAGTCATCGCATTCGACCGGATCATAGTCAGTAATTATGCTGTGGGAAGCGAACTGGACAGCGGACTGCTTTTTACCCGGTTCCATAAAACTTCGACCGACCACCGGTCTACCGGTCTTGGTCTTTCCATCTCCAAGGCCATTGCAGACCGTTACGGAGTGCAATTGCAATACAAATATTCCGATCGGCGGCACGTCTTCGAGCTGGTGTTTCCTAAAGCGTAA
- a CDS encoding cyclase family protein translates to MCNLIQMTCTDMLIDLSHTIEDGLTTYKGLPAPIICDYLSREESKKHYAEGTEFQIGKIEMVANTGTYLDCPFHRFADGKDLSQIKLDSFTDLDAIVIHVPFSETLAITEEFIKPYDVKKRAVLIHTGWDKHWNTDKYFENNPHLTEKAAEYLKDSQAKLVGIDSVNIDSMESNARPVHTVLLGAEILIVEHLCNLGSIPDINFKFSAIPPKFKGVGTFPVRAMAKLKGE, encoded by the coding sequence ATGTGTAACTTGATCCAAATGACCTGTACGGATATGCTAATCGACCTGAGCCATACCATAGAAGACGGACTGACTACCTACAAAGGACTGCCCGCCCCGATTATCTGTGACTATCTGAGCCGGGAGGAATCAAAAAAACACTACGCTGAGGGTACGGAATTTCAAATCGGAAAAATAGAAATGGTCGCCAATACGGGAACCTATCTCGATTGTCCGTTTCACCGATTTGCCGATGGAAAAGACCTCTCCCAGATCAAACTTGATAGCTTTACCGACCTCGATGCCATCGTAATCCATGTGCCTTTTTCCGAAACCTTGGCCATCACGGAGGAATTCATTAAACCTTACGACGTAAAAAAGCGGGCCGTGCTGATCCACACGGGATGGGACAAGCATTGGAACACAGACAAGTATTTTGAAAACAATCCCCATCTGACCGAAAAAGCGGCCGAATACCTAAAAGATTCCCAAGCAAAATTGGTCGGTATCGATTCCGTTAACATCGATAGTATGGAAAGCAACGCGAGACCCGTCCACACCGTTCTTCTCGGCGCTGAAATTCTGATCGTCGAACATCTTTGCAACTTAGGATCCATACCGGACATCAACTTTAAATTTAGTGCGATACCCCCAAAATTTAAGGGGGTAGGTACTTTTCCGGTAAGGGCCATGGCCAAATTGAAAGGGGAGTAG
- a CDS encoding response regulator transcription factor, with the protein MKILIIEDEPQMRDTMRQTLEREQYVVETAPDFRTANDKIGAYDYDCILLDIGLPDGNGLELLQQLKQMEKADGVIIVSAKDSLDDRIKGLDLGADDYLSKPFHMAELRARVRAVVRRRSFEGSSLIEIGNLRIDAEGRSLEIGNDGVALNRKEFDVLTYLIANKLRLVTKAALAEHVWGDHIDQADSFDFIYSQIKNLRKKLTEAGATVQIEAVYGVGYKLSVA; encoded by the coding sequence ATGAAAATCCTGATTATTGAAGACGAGCCGCAGATGAGGGATACGATGCGGCAGACCTTGGAGCGGGAACAATATGTGGTAGAGACGGCACCAGATTTTAGAACGGCCAACGATAAGATCGGGGCCTACGATTACGATTGCATCCTTTTGGATATTGGCCTGCCGGACGGCAACGGACTCGAACTCTTGCAGCAATTGAAACAAATGGAAAAGGCCGATGGGGTCATTATCGTATCGGCAAAGGATTCTTTGGATGACCGCATTAAAGGTCTTGACCTTGGGGCGGACGACTACCTGTCAAAACCCTTCCACATGGCCGAGCTCCGCGCCCGGGTAAGGGCGGTTGTACGCCGACGGAGTTTTGAAGGAAGCAGTTTGATCGAGATCGGAAACCTACGCATCGATGCTGAGGGACGCAGCCTCGAAATCGGGAACGATGGGGTGGCCTTGAACCGCAAGGAATTCGACGTGCTGACCTATTTGATCGCTAACAAATTACGTTTGGTCACCAAGGCCGCCCTGGCGGAACACGTATGGGGCGACCATATCGACCAGGCCGATAGCTTTGACTTTATTTATTCCCAAATAAAGAACCTGCGCAAAAAGCTGACCGAGGCGGGAGCGACCGTCCAAATCGAAGCGGTCTACGGAGTCGGATACAAGCTGTCGGTAGCCTAA
- a CDS encoding AI-2E family transporter has translation MKDKKIHIDGNKLLSTLALVVGIMALMHFGSPLLLPLTVAVMLASLLNGPTERFKKWGIPGWAAITLSILLSIVIFLLLSWLISTQFGNMIDQWETIKEKASQRLEGITQWLNDNLNVDYKQYVRSNIDFMGKLETLLSMFASSLSTVLSQSFIILIYVILLLMQKSLFVRFFKRLASNESAMGNILEESSDVITNYLAGKGKMMVFLFIIYFIGFKVGGVPFALFLALFATLFSIIPYVGNIIGGGIAIILSYLYSGATPALIVIGVIAAAQVIENYVLTPWIIGDEIDLNPFVTIFGVILLSWIWGLVGAIIALPVVGVLKVIFEHTQGMEAYALLLRKKE, from the coding sequence ATGAAAGATAAAAAGATACATATCGATGGCAACAAACTGCTAAGTACTTTAGCATTGGTCGTAGGCATCATGGCCCTAATGCATTTCGGGTCCCCCCTCTTGCTTCCTTTGACGGTAGCAGTGATGCTAGCGTCGCTGTTGAATGGCCCCACCGAAAGGTTCAAGAAATGGGGCATCCCCGGTTGGGCGGCCATAACCTTATCCATCCTGCTGTCGATCGTCATTTTTCTGCTGCTCTCGTGGTTGATCAGCACACAATTCGGCAATATGATCGACCAATGGGAAACCATAAAAGAGAAGGCCTCCCAACGTTTGGAGGGTATTACCCAATGGTTAAACGATAATTTAAACGTCGATTATAAACAGTACGTCAGGAGTAACATTGATTTCATGGGTAAATTAGAAACCCTGCTTTCTATGTTCGCTTCCTCATTGTCCACTGTATTGTCCCAGTCCTTTATCATCCTAATTTATGTGATACTGCTGTTGATGCAGAAGTCCCTGTTCGTACGCTTCTTCAAACGGCTGGCATCCAACGAATCCGCAATGGGCAATATTCTTGAGGAATCCTCTGACGTCATTACCAACTATTTGGCCGGCAAGGGAAAGATGATGGTTTTCCTATTTATTATCTATTTTATCGGATTTAAGGTCGGGGGAGTGCCCTTTGCGCTTTTTCTAGCCTTGTTCGCCACGCTGTTCTCCATCATTCCGTATGTGGGAAACATCATTGGAGGCGGTATCGCCATTATTTTGTCCTATCTCTATTCGGGTGCGACCCCTGCCCTTATCGTGATCGGGGTCATCGCGGCAGCGCAGGTCATCGAAAATTATGTGTTGACGCCGTGGATCATCGGGGACGAGATCGACCTCAATCCCTTTGTCACTATTTTCGGGGTCATCCTTCTCTCTTGGATATGGGGCTTGGTGGGTGCCATCATCGCGCTGCCGGTGGTCGGGGTTTTGAAGGTGATTTTCGAACACACGCAAGGGATGGAGGCCTATGCGCTTTTGTTGCGGAAGAAGGAATAG
- a CDS encoding sensor histidine kinase — MPLTQVKQSAIIKIAVLIAILASLPKTILLYEMLMDGDLGLSTIWIMDMLYRLIFFFLFSWAILELNANIGYAKYKWPTKIRLAVLILVNIAILMAALALFRMLYPVVLGIEISERDNGFLNFTYINLLIALFFIGRILRLRTDKQESRIENERLKQQSLQNELIALKNQVDPHFLFNSLNSLTSLIRENEKATQFVKKLSHMYRYILQSGESDLVSVKEELKFTESYTHLIRTRYRDRFTIDIQIAERYLDREIPPLALQLLVENAVKHNEISTKNPLKVYIYSKNGSLYVENPIQLRTVLKEGTKNGLLNLNKRYVLLLKKELKVSTENDTFVVELPLVKGSK, encoded by the coding sequence ATGCCCTTAACCCAGGTCAAACAATCCGCCATCATCAAGATAGCCGTGCTGATCGCCATCTTGGCCTCCTTACCGAAGACTATTTTATTATATGAAATGCTCATGGACGGCGACTTGGGACTTTCCACGATTTGGATCATGGATATGCTCTACCGTCTGATCTTTTTCTTTCTGTTCTCTTGGGCCATATTGGAGCTGAACGCCAATATCGGTTATGCCAAATATAAGTGGCCGACCAAAATACGCTTGGCCGTTTTGATCTTGGTCAATATTGCCATATTGATGGCGGCATTGGCCCTCTTTAGAATGCTGTACCCCGTCGTGCTAGGTATCGAAATCTCAGAGCGCGATAACGGCTTTTTAAACTTCACCTATATCAATCTGTTGATTGCCCTATTCTTTATCGGGAGAATCTTACGCTTGCGGACCGATAAGCAGGAAAGCCGGATAGAGAACGAGCGGCTGAAGCAGCAAAGCCTGCAGAACGAGCTCATTGCGCTTAAGAATCAGGTCGATCCCCATTTTCTTTTCAACTCCCTTAATTCCCTGACTTCCCTGATCCGTGAAAATGAAAAGGCCACACAATTTGTCAAAAAACTCTCCCACATGTACCGCTACATTTTACAAAGCGGCGAAAGCGACCTGGTAAGCGTCAAAGAAGAGCTCAAGTTTACGGAAAGCTACACCCACCTGATTCGCACGCGCTATCGTGACCGGTTCACCATCGATATCCAGATTGCGGAACGATATCTCGATCGTGAGATTCCGCCATTGGCTTTGCAGCTGCTAGTGGAAAACGCTGTAAAACACAATGAAATATCCACAAAAAACCCGTTAAAGGTCTATATTTACTCCAAAAATGGATCTCTCTACGTCGAAAACCCGATACAGCTGCGTACCGTCTTGAAAGAAGGAACGAAAAACGGACTTCTTAACCTGAACAAGCGTTATGTACTACTGCTCAAAAAAGAACTCAAGGTGAGCACCGAAAATGATACCTTTGTCGTTGAACTGCCTTTGGTCAAGGGTTCGAAATAG
- a CDS encoding LytR/AlgR family response regulator transcription factor produces the protein MKVLIIEDELAASDNLAYLLQSIDRNIEVIAVLDSVKASVDFFSKPHEAELVFMDIHLADGISFEIFERTSIDVPVIFTTAYNQYALKAFKFNSIDYLLKPIDKDELADALQQFKIQNSEKSIDDRQVKGLLDLIQTERKNYKTTFLVGLRDQLIPLKTDNIAYFRIDTGIVKAITSDNKSYTVDEKLEDIEKELNPENFYRANRQFIIHREAVVNLKAYFNGKLIVEVTPVCDERIVVSKAKASEFKEWMEN, from the coding sequence ATGAAAGTACTGATTATAGAAGACGAGCTAGCGGCCAGTGATAACCTTGCGTATTTGCTGCAGTCCATCGATAGGAATATCGAGGTAATAGCCGTTTTGGATTCGGTAAAGGCTTCCGTAGATTTTTTCTCAAAACCCCATGAAGCCGAACTGGTGTTTATGGACATCCACCTCGCCGACGGTATTTCTTTCGAAATTTTTGAACGTACGTCCATTGACGTTCCCGTAATCTTCACTACTGCTTACAACCAATATGCCTTAAAGGCCTTTAAGTTCAACAGTATCGACTACCTATTGAAACCCATCGACAAAGACGAGCTGGCGGATGCCCTGCAGCAGTTCAAAATACAGAACAGCGAAAAAAGCATCGACGACCGACAGGTGAAAGGTCTGCTCGATTTGATCCAGACCGAACGCAAAAATTACAAGACCACTTTTTTGGTCGGGCTGCGCGATCAGCTGATTCCTCTGAAAACGGATAACATCGCCTATTTCAGAATCGATACCGGTATCGTTAAAGCTATCACTTCGGATAACAAATCCTACACGGTCGATGAAAAACTTGAGGATATCGAAAAAGAACTGAATCCCGAAAATTTTTACCGGGCCAACAGGCAATTTATTATCCACAGGGAGGCGGTGGTCAACCTCAAGGCCTATTTTAACGGCAAGCTTATCGTAGAAGTAACCCCGGTCTGCGATGAACGTATCGTGGTCAGCAAGGCCAAGGCCTCCGAATTCAAGGAGTGGATGGAGAATTAG
- a CDS encoding FMN-binding glutamate synthase family protein, which produces MKVRELFILTSIGSVIIIVAIALVWAPILWLFFIVGPLIMLGFIDIFQKKHTIRRNFPLVGRFRYMLESIRPEIQQYFVETDTEGRPLNRILRSLVYRRAKGATDTEPFGTQMDLYHSGYEWMEHSMYAKNNPKEIGEFPRLLIGGKDCKQPYSSSLLNISAMSFGSLSDHAILAMNKGAKMGNFAHNTGEGGISGYHLRNGGDLIWQIGTGYFGCRNDDGTFNEKTFRENAIRPEVKMIEIKLSQGAKPGHGGILPAIKNTEEIAKVRHIKPGIAVHSPPSHSAFADPIQFMHFIKKLRDLSDGKPIGFKLCIGRKQEFMDFCEAMIHTGITPDFITVDGGEGGTGASPVEFSNTMGMPLREGLIFVHDSLVGFGLRDQVKVIVAGKIISGFHIARAIALGADGCNSARAMMLAVGCIQALQCNLNTCPTGVATQNRSLVRGLVVDEKAPRIKKYHEATIHSLLELVAAAGLDNPSELTRGHISKRVGMYNVQTYDEIYPYMEEGSLLEIDTIPEHYKRYYQLTRIMK; this is translated from the coding sequence ATGAAAGTCCGTGAACTTTTCATTCTCACCTCAATCGGTTCGGTCATTATCATTGTGGCCATAGCCTTGGTTTGGGCGCCTATTTTATGGCTATTTTTTATAGTGGGTCCCTTGATTATGCTTGGCTTTATCGATATCTTTCAAAAGAAGCATACCATTCGGCGTAATTTTCCTCTGGTCGGTCGGTTCAGATATATGCTGGAATCCATCCGGCCCGAGATACAACAATATTTCGTCGAAACCGATACAGAGGGCAGACCGTTGAACCGTATTCTTAGATCCTTGGTCTATCGTAGGGCGAAGGGCGCCACCGATACCGAGCCCTTCGGTACGCAGATGGATCTGTACCATTCCGGCTATGAGTGGATGGAACACTCCATGTATGCCAAAAATAACCCTAAGGAGATCGGGGAGTTCCCTCGATTGTTGATCGGGGGAAAAGATTGCAAACAGCCTTACTCCTCGAGCTTGCTGAACATTTCCGCAATGAGTTTTGGCTCGTTGAGCGACCACGCCATTTTAGCGATGAACAAGGGTGCCAAAATGGGTAACTTTGCGCACAATACCGGCGAGGGGGGCATCAGTGGATACCACCTTCGAAATGGGGGGGACCTGATTTGGCAAATCGGTACGGGCTACTTTGGGTGTCGCAACGATGATGGCACTTTCAACGAAAAGACCTTTCGCGAGAATGCTATCCGGCCCGAGGTAAAGATGATCGAAATCAAATTGTCGCAGGGTGCCAAGCCGGGCCATGGCGGTATTCTGCCCGCAATCAAAAACACCGAGGAAATTGCCAAGGTACGACATATCAAACCGGGTATAGCGGTGCACTCGCCCCCATCCCATTCCGCTTTTGCCGATCCGATCCAGTTTATGCATTTCATTAAAAAACTGCGCGACCTTTCGGATGGAAAACCAATCGGCTTCAAGCTTTGTATCGGCAGAAAACAGGAATTCATGGATTTTTGTGAAGCGATGATCCACACCGGCATTACCCCCGATTTTATTACCGTGGATGGTGGGGAAGGGGGTACGGGGGCCTCTCCCGTGGAATTCTCGAATACCATGGGCATGCCCTTGCGCGAAGGACTCATTTTCGTGCACGATAGCTTGGTGGGCTTCGGCCTACGCGACCAGGTCAAGGTCATCGTGGCGGGCAAAATCATTTCTGGCTTCCATATTGCCCGTGCCATCGCCCTGGGGGCCGATGGCTGTAACAGCGCGAGGGCCATGATGTTGGCGGTAGGATGCATCCAGGCCCTTCAATGTAATCTGAACACTTGCCCGACCGGGGTCGCTACCCAGAACAGGTCGCTGGTCAGGGGGCTGGTGGTCGATGAGAAGGCCCCGCGAATCAAGAAATATCACGAAGCCACCATCCACAGTCTTCTGGAATTGGTTGCTGCAGCGGGCCTCGATAACCCAAGCGAACTGACAAGGGGGCATATTAGCAAACGGGTGGGCATGTACAATGTGCAGACCTATGACGAGATCTATCCGTATATGGAGGAAGGGTCCTTGTTGGAGATCGATACTATCCCCGAACATTACAAACGCTATTACCAGCTGACCCGGATCATGAAATAG
- a CDS encoding TVP38/TMEM64 family protein, translating into MGDNSKKQDSPDKSRLPLYLSLGLVGGLVAAYFFIPQVGDFFDEAWSVLTSDDKQRITSWVSGFGGFGPLLLILTMIVQMFLLVIPTILLMVVSVLAYGPVWGSLIIFAAVFAASSVGYVIGRYLGETFVTRILGEKTEQKVEDFIDDYGFWAVIVTRLNPFLSNDAISFVGGLLRMGYWKFMGATLVGIAPLTVFIAILGKNIDRLKTGLLWGSLISLLIFVIYIWWDKRGKK; encoded by the coding sequence GTGGGAGACAATTCAAAAAAGCAGGATTCGCCAGATAAGAGCCGGTTGCCACTGTACCTTTCCCTTGGCCTGGTAGGTGGCCTTGTTGCCGCCTATTTTTTTATTCCGCAAGTGGGCGATTTTTTCGATGAGGCCTGGTCGGTCTTGACCAGTGATGATAAGCAACGCATAACATCATGGGTTAGTGGTTTCGGAGGGTTCGGTCCCCTTCTTTTGATTCTGACGATGATCGTACAAATGTTTCTGTTGGTGATTCCTACGATTTTGTTAATGGTTGTATCCGTACTGGCTTACGGGCCGGTCTGGGGAAGCCTTATCATTTTCGCAGCAGTCTTCGCGGCTTCGTCGGTAGGTTATGTTATCGGACGCTATTTGGGGGAAACCTTCGTCACCCGCATCCTGGGTGAAAAAACGGAACAAAAAGTGGAAGATTTTATTGATGATTACGGTTTTTGGGCCGTAATAGTTACCCGACTCAATCCCTTTCTTTCCAATGATGCCATTAGTTTTGTGGGCGGCCTGTTGCGTATGGGCTATTGGAAGTTCATGGGAGCTACCTTGGTGGGGATTGCGCCACTTACCGTGTTTATCGCGATATTGGGAAAAAATATCGATAGGCTAAAAACAGGTCTGCTTTGGGGGTCTTTGATCAGTCTTTTAATTTTTGTCATCTACATTTGGTGGGATAAAAGGGGCAAGAAATAA
- a CDS encoding bifunctional helix-turn-helix domain-containing protein/methylated-DNA--[protein]-cysteine S-methyltransferase has translation MTAQEQIDFKRIARAIAYIKTHYKSRPSLGEIAEYLHMSSYHFQRMFTDWAGVSPKKFIQYLSIGYAKRLLQDKQATLFDTALETGLSGTGRLHDLFVNIEGMTPGEFKSGGENLSINYSFAESPFGNIIVASTSKGICHMAFYGDGENDLSGNNSKGRGKNLAGTCNDTWASEDDHERRGDRQDDQKSKDAALLQLQKRFPNANYRQVVDSIQQNALFIFQHDWSQLDQIKLHLNATPFQLKVWEALLKIPMGDVSTYGTIAKEIGKPKASRAVGTAIGTNPVAFLIPCHRVIRASGNLGGYMWGDTRKSALIGWEAARRNGE, from the coding sequence ATGACGGCACAAGAACAAATAGACTTCAAACGGATTGCCCGGGCGATAGCCTATATCAAGACCCATTACAAGTCCCGACCCTCCCTCGGCGAAATTGCCGAATACCTACACATGAGTTCCTATCATTTCCAAAGGATGTTTACCGACTGGGCCGGGGTCAGTCCCAAAAAATTCATACAGTATCTCAGCATCGGATATGCAAAGCGGTTGTTGCAGGACAAACAGGCCACTCTCTTCGACACGGCCTTAGAAACTGGGCTATCGGGAACGGGCCGCTTACACGACCTGTTCGTCAATATCGAGGGCATGACCCCGGGGGAGTTCAAGAGCGGGGGCGAAAACCTGTCCATTAACTATAGTTTTGCCGAGAGTCCGTTCGGGAACATTATAGTCGCATCGACCTCGAAGGGCATATGCCATATGGCTTTTTATGGGGATGGGGAGAACGATTTGAGTGGTAATAATTCTAAGGGAAGAGGAAAAAATTTGGCTGGTACTTGTAATGACACGTGGGCCAGTGAGGATGATCATGAGCGGAGAGGTGACAGGCAAGATGATCAAAAGAGTAAGGACGCTGCGCTCTTACAACTCCAAAAACGCTTTCCGAACGCAAATTATCGACAAGTTGTGGACAGCATCCAACAAAACGCGCTTTTTATCTTTCAGCACGATTGGAGCCAATTGGATCAAATAAAATTGCACCTGAATGCTACTCCGTTCCAATTGAAAGTATGGGAGGCCCTTTTGAAGATTCCCATGGGAGATGTCTCCACGTATGGCACGATTGCCAAGGAAATCGGAAAACCCAAGGCCTCCCGGGCGGTCGGGACCGCCATCGGAACCAACCCCGTAGCCTTCTTGATCCCTTGCCATCGGGTAATCAGGGCGTCGGGAAATCTGGGCGGCTATATGTGGGGAGACACCCGAAAATCGGCCTTGATCGGATGGGAGGCGGCCAGACGGAATGGGGAGTAG
- a CDS encoding LysR family transcriptional regulator, translating into MDHKLKIFREVALAKSFTKAAEHLFLSQPAVSKTIKNLETDYGKAFFLRQGNTIELTAEGRVFLEYTEKLLDTYAAMADEFSSDGHKLPSQVKIGASTTIGQYVLPKIMAKIQKNHPAIQFNLICGNTDKIQSLILDGQLDFGIVEGDNHNTRLHYEVFVKDELVLVTGTGNDKVKTETTDTAHLQELPFVGRELGSGTREVIANTLARQNAGPLNIQSVLGSTESIKSYVQYSDRYAFLPIHAIDQELLDGKLRVIDVEGLSIERWFYFVNRQGYQSKIDKKLQQLLVEWYNKR; encoded by the coding sequence ATGGACCATAAGCTGAAAATATTTAGGGAGGTCGCTTTGGCCAAGAGCTTTACCAAGGCTGCGGAGCACCTGTTTCTCTCCCAACCCGCCGTGTCAAAGACCATCAAAAATCTGGAAACGGATTACGGGAAGGCCTTTTTTCTACGTCAGGGCAACACCATCGAACTGACCGCGGAAGGGCGGGTGTTTTTGGAATACACGGAGAAATTGTTGGATACCTATGCGGCTATGGCGGACGAATTTTCCTCTGATGGGCACAAGTTGCCGTCTCAGGTCAAAATAGGCGCCAGTACGACCATCGGGCAATACGTGCTTCCCAAAATAATGGCGAAAATCCAAAAAAACCACCCGGCGATCCAATTTAATCTTATCTGCGGGAATACGGACAAAATTCAGTCCCTCATCCTTGACGGGCAGCTGGACTTCGGAATCGTCGAAGGCGACAACCATAACACCCGTCTTCACTATGAGGTGTTCGTTAAGGACGAACTGGTCCTGGTCACGGGCACCGGAAACGACAAGGTCAAGACAGAGACCACCGACACCGCCCACCTTCAGGAACTTCCCTTTGTGGGACGGGAGCTCGGATCAGGTACCCGGGAGGTCATTGCCAATACCCTCGCAAGGCAAAATGCCGGCCCCCTGAACATCCAATCCGTTTTAGGCAGTACGGAAAGCATCAAATCTTATGTTCAGTATTCCGACCGCTACGCCTTTTTGCCCATCCATGCCATCGACCAAGAACTGCTGGATGGCAAGCTAAGGGTTATCGATGTCGAAGGCCTGAGTATCGAGCGCTGGTTCTACTTCGTGAACCGACAAGGATATCAGTCCAAAATCGATAAAAAACTTCAGCAGCTTTTGGTGGAATGGTATAACAAAAGGTAA